The genomic DNA CTATATCTTGTTCGCGGTCTTTAGCATTACAAATTACGTTCACTTCCCAATAATATTGCTCGTCCTGCCGTAGGGGTGGAACATCGGCGGAGGCAGGCAGTTGCAAGCTCAAAATGCCAGGAGTGCCTTTGATGGCAAATCTGTTTTTGTAAACCTCTTTGCCGTCTTCGTCTTTTTCTTTCAGCACAAACTCCACCTCTTTGGCGGTTGTTGGTGGCATATACCAAAAGAAACTTGGATAGTCGGCTGATGTCAGACCCACGCCCACTGACCCATCACCTGATCTTTTGGGGATCAAGGCGGTGAGTTGCTTACTATTATTCCCGACAAAATTATTACTATTATTGACCATGCAACCTCCGTTGCCGCGTGTTGCACCCTGTTCTCTGCCGTCAGGGTTGCCACGCTCTGGCGGCGTGTATCCCCAACTATCCGGAAGGCTGCGACTGAGCGAGGAAGATTGTGATTGTAGTTGTGCCTGTGCGGGAACGTTCAGAGCCAGCCCCAGCGAGAAGGAAACAACTAAGGTTGTAATACTTGAGTAGCGTTTAATCTGAGCCATAATAGAATTGTTTTCTGTTGACACTTTCCAAGGCTTTAGCCGTGGGATGTTCGCTTCAACGAGTCCGTTTAACAAATTGAAACTGTTTCCAAGTTGCCTGCGTGGTTTATGTCCCTGTCGGGGCGTATTGTCATAATCCCCTAATTTTTTCTCTAGCGCAGTGTCCGGCGTCGATGCAAAAACTCTCTCTACTTTGATACCTGAAGAGTCTAGCACTCCAGGCAGTTTTGGCTGCTGAATCTGCACTCCCTGACGTTGGAAAGGTCTGTTTAACAATCTATCGCTAGATTGATGTTGCTTTGGAGCAGCAAGGCGGTCTGATTGCGTGTCCATAATTATATCAAACCATCTAAAGAAAATATCTTTTTCTTTTCAAACATCGACTTATAATCTTTACGCTTGTTGCAAGAATCCCCATTGGGAGGGATTTAGGCGCAATTAAGCCATCTCAAAATTAGCTGGGTCATCATTTATGTATGATGCCCTGACGGTCGCCTGAGTTCCCAATTGACACAGACCAATAAAATATTACTCAGGTTCGCACAGAGGAATTGTCTTGGTTGCAATTATGGTAACTTGGGCTGCTTTCTTAGGGTCAAACCAATTTTAGATTGGCCTTGAATCCATCATCGGAGGCACATAAACTCCGATGAGGCAAAATCGCTCAGACTCGGCTTGGTGTCCACTCCTACATTATCTTCACTGAGATTTAAGATGATTCCTAATTCAGCGTTACAAGTCAAACAGAATCCTTGGCGGCGGACAGTTAGACCGATTGGAGCCTCCGCTTTGCATGGCATGGCTTTTCGGAAAGATGCGCTGATCGCTATTGACGCTTTTAGCGGATATCTTCTACAAATTGACCCCAAGAGCGACAACACAACTATCCTAAATGCTAATCATCTACCAGATTTTCTGGGTGTGACTGGCTTGGCTCTTTGGGAAGACACTCTTTGGTGTACACAGGACGATAGTGTTTTCTTTTGTACAGATGCACTTAATGCGATCGCAACAACTGATTTGACACCGGAACAATTTGTTACGTTGTCCTACCCTGCTGATGGCATTGCTGTTGCGGAATCGACGGTTTACGTTACTTCTCGGAAGTCTGGCTATATTCTAGTTTTTAGCCGCGAGACAGGTAAACAGATTGCCCGGTTTCCGGCACCGGGGGTTGGGGTAGAAAACATTACGGTTAAGGACGAGGAACTTTGGGTTTCCGATGATATTGAACAGACGGTTTACTGCTTAGATCGGGCTACAGGGCAAATTAAATTCAGTGTACTGACTCCGTTTGAGCGTCCGACGGGGTTGGCTTTTCACACTGAACCGGAAACTGGGCAGGATATTCTTTATGTTGCTTATGCGGGTGAGGAACCGTATATCCGAGATAATCCGAACGCTGACCCCAATTTTGAATTAGCATATCGCGATCGCACGTTTATCCACCCCCTATATTTTCACTACAACGAAGCTGAAGGCTATGCTCTCTCTAATGGCTATTTGATTGAGTTGTCCTATGTTGAGGAACTTTCCCCCCTCGACAATGTGGAGTTAACAGATGTCGAATGGCGAATTGCTTTGCCTTCGGAAACTCATCGGCAGAAGGTAAGGACAATTGAATGGGTGGGATTGCCTTTTACTGAGGAAATTCAGGACGGACAGCGCGTGGCTGTGTTCAAATTTGACAGTTTGAAAACAGGCGATCGCCATATATTCGGTTGGAAAGCTTTGCTAGAAGTCTGGAGCATCAAATATCGCCTCACACCCAGAGATGCTGAAAAGCTTCCGGATCTATCGCCATTGCAGGATAAATATCTGGTGGATGATGACGACTTGGCAATGGACACAGATATTATCCGCAGTGCTGCTAAAGATGCAATTGGCACTGAAACTAATCTACTGCGGAAAATTTACAAAATTCGCAACTTTACTTACGATGCGCTCTCCTACGGCATTAAACCTCACATTGATTCACCAGATGTTGCTTTAGAAAGGGGCGTTGGTTCCTGCGGCGAATATCTAGGTGTTTTACTGGCGCTGTCACGACTTAATGGGATTGCTTGTCGCACTGTTGGACGCTACAAATGCCCTCCCCATCCTGAATTAAAGAATGTGCCGTTGCAACCGGACTTTAATCATGTCTGGATGGAGTTTTATTTGCCTGGTTTTGGTTGGTTGCCGATGGAATCAAATCCTGATGATGTTGTGGATAAAGGCCCTTATCCATCGAGGTTTTTTATGGGTCTTTCTTGGTATCACGCTGAGATTGGCAAAGGTATCACGTTTGAAAGTTTGATGAGCCAGGGAGAGAGAGTTAATAAGCAGGAAGTTTCTATTGGCGATTTAGCTCTGAATCATGTAATATTCACCATTCTGGAGGAATTACAACCTGGAGGCGAAGGATGAAGAATGAGGGATGATATCATGTCCGGTTAATTACCTATAACTAAGAGGAACCTGGAAACCCTCTAGGAAGATCGGGGAGGCGATGGCGGGGCTGGGTTCTTTTATCACAGGTAATCAACTGCGCTTGATATGAATTGATTTATCCTTCTTTATAAAATTACTTAAGTAGGTAGGTCGCGTGACTTATCTACTTTTTTTATTTTAAATTTTCCTGATATTGCCCGCATAGGTCAATGTTGAAACTGTCACAAACTTTTCCTGATATTCAAGTGCCTGCATAAATAATAACTTAATACTAAATTTACTTTGTTCAACAGTGGCAGGAAATTACTCTTAAGAATTTTATATCTTAATAAGAGATTTAGTTAGTTTTGATTCTCATAAAAACTATTGTAATTAAGGAAACTATTGGCACAAAAATGTTAATAAAAAAGTTATCAAGAATTTATTAAGCATGGAATGTGAGAAAATGGAAAAATCTAAAATTGCCAAGCAAACGATTGATTTAGCAGGATATAAATACCAAGAGCCGCATTATTTACAAACGCGATCGCGTATTAACTTGCTGGTGGAAAGATATCTATCAATAGACATTCTCCAGAATTGCCTAGTAGATTTACCCAGACAGTTTGAAAAACCACATCAGCGACCTTGGCAACCGATTGATTGGCAAGCAATTAAGCCAGATCAAATTATAGGTGTTAAACCTGCGCTATTTACAGCCGCGATCGCTAATGCGGTGGAAATAGAAACGCCGATTCGCGCTTATGCCAAAGAAAGCTGGGATTATTTGCAGGCAACCCATCCCCAAATGGCAAAATTTGTAGGCGGCACATTTGCGGCGGATGGAACGGTGCTAGAGGTAGGATTATGGGAGAAAGAAGAAAGACAGCACCGACCTGCTTTTAGCAAAATATATCAAGAATTGACAGGGGAAAAACTAAATCCGCAGTCAAACTCTGTCCAAGGTTACGAATCTAGCGGCAATATTCGGGAAGATGTATATAAACACGCACTCAGCAGAATTACCACCGAATGGGGCGCAACTTCTGTATATCTGTGGTTAATGGCGCACTCAACAGGAGCATTACAACAAGCGATCGCGCAACCCCTACAAGACGAGATCAATCATCTGGCAAAATTTTGGGGGATCAGCCGTTGGGCTTTTGGAGATTCTTATCTGACTCGCTTGCGGGGTACTACTAAAAATTTAATGAGTCTTCTGCAACACCACCAAGGCGAACGCACTCACACCAAGGAACTATTGCAATTAGGATATGCCTTGTACGCTGTAGAACTGGTGTTTACATTTGCGCGATTGATGGTGCAGTTGCGTCGGTGGAACCAAACTCTAAGTAATGAGGATCTTGTAAAGTTGTTTGGCTTACCGCCACACGAGAGATTAGCTGCTAGTTGATAGCCTATTAACTGTTAGTCTTTATTGAGTAGGGTAGACATTGGCTATTCTACTGACTTGATTATTTAAATAGCGGAAGATGAATGTAATTCCAGCGATCGATCTGCTAGAAGGGCGGTGTGTGCGATTGTATCAGGGAGACTACGAGCGATCGCAAGTTTTTGACAACAACCCCGCTCATGTAGCTAAACTCTGGGTAGACCAAGGAGCAACCCAGCTGCATATTGTAGACCTTGACGGCGCTAAAACTGGCTCTCTGGTAAATCGGCAGGCAATTGAAGCGATATTACAAGCGGTGCAAGTGCCAGTACAAGTTGGGGGTGGCTTGCGCGACAAAAGCGCAGTTCGTCAGCTGCTAGACATGGGCGTTGAACGGGTAATTTTGGGAACCGTTGCAGTTGAACAACCCCAGGTGGTAGAACAACTTTGCCAAGAATTTCCTGGGCAAATTATTGTGGGAATCGATGCTCGTAATGGAAAAGTTGCCACTAGAGGCTGGTTAGAAACTTCTGAAGTTAGGGCAATTGACTTGGCTAAGCAGATGCAACATCTGGGGACAGCTGCGATTATCTACACCGATATTCATCGCGATGGCACCCTTTCCGGGCCAAACTTAGAAGCATTAAGAGAACTCGCTAATGCTGTCTCAATTCCCATCATTGCTTCTGGCGGTGTCAGTTCCATTACTGACCTCTTGAGTTTGCTAGCTCTTGAACCTTTGGGAGTAAGCGGCGTTATCGTTGGCAGAGCCATCTACACTGGTGATGTTTCGCTCAAATCAGCCATACAAGCAGTGGGACAAGGACGTATTCAGGATGTCCCCCCAGATTTAGGCTTTTCCACCTTTGCTTAATTAACTCTAGTTCCCAGCCTCAGCCTGGGAACTCTCATCTAGAGTCTCTCCCTCCTGAGTAAAACGTAGATTGAGCCATTGGAACCTCACCCAACATCTAGTAAGCAAGCGTGAGTTATTGACTTTCCAGACGGTAGGCCCAACCTACGAATTACTACAAATTACTTAACTTTTTCATACTGCTTCGTCATGTGGTAGCTGTACCGGAAGCTCAATATAGAATTCTGTTCCTTCTCCCGGTTTTGATTGGCAACTTAGAACACCGCCGTGTTTTTCGACAACAATTTGATAGCTGATTGATAAACCTAATCCCGTACCTTGTCCTACTGGTTTCGTAGTAAAGAATGGGTCAAATATATTTTGCTGCACATGGGGCGGTATCCCAGGCCCATTGTCAGCAATTCTGATTACCACTTTATGGTCATCTACCATTTCTGTGCGAATCTGAATGATAGGAGCGTTAGTTGTCAGTTGTCCGTTGTCGGTTTCTCCACAGTCCATTGACTCTTCCAGGGCATCAACAGCATTACTCAAGATATTCATAAATACCTGATTGAGTTGCCCAGCATAGCACTCCACTATTGGTAGATTACTATAATCTTTGATGATCTGGATATGTGGTCGTCCTGCTTTAGGTTTCAGGCGATGCTGTAATAAAAGTAGGGTATTGTCAATTCCATTGTGTAAATCAAAAGGCTCTCTTGCTGCTTTATCTACACGGGAGAAATTACGCAGTGACAGAACAATTTGACGAATGCGCTCTGCTCCTACCAACATTGAGTTCATCAGTTTTGGCAGGTCTTCGCTGACGAAATCTAAGTCAATCTCTTCTAGGGCTTCTTTAATTACTGGTGTTGCGTTGGGATATTGCTGCTGGTAGAGGCGAATAAGGTGGAGCAACTCTTGAGTGTATTCAGTGGCGTAGGGAAGATTGCCGTAGATGAAGGAAACAGGGTTGTTAATTTCATGGGCCACGCCAGCCACTAACTGCCCCAAACTGGACATTTTTTCGGTTTGAACAAGTTGGGTTTGAGTTTGTTGCAGTTCATACAAAGCTTGTTCTAGCTGAGTTGCTTTTTCTCTCAGTTGCGCTTCCGATTTTATTAATGCTGCCTCGGCTAGCTTTCGATCTGTGATGTCGCGAGAGTTGACCACCATGCGGACTCCCGGTGCATCCATTAGGAGATTGCTATGGGTTGATTCTATATAACGCCATGAGCCATCTTTATGCCGAAACCGAAATTCAATTGTTAAAGCGGTTGTGGGATTTTGCAGAACTTCTTGAAAGTCTTTTTCTAAAAAGGGGATGTCATCTGTGTGAACAAAGTCAAATGTATTTTTGCCAATTAATTCTTTTGGCTTATATCCTAAAATGCGTTCGATGGCAGGACTGGCATATTTAATGGTGCCGTCGCCTTCCAAAATGGTGATCAGGTTGGAGCTATTTTGCAGAAGACTTCGCCATTTGGCTTCGTTCTGCCCCCAAACCACAGCTTCCCGCTTGCGTTCTTCTTCAACGCTAATAGCAGAGGCAATAATCCCCATCAGCTTTTTGTCAGCTTCACAGGGAATAAATTGATTTTGATATGCTACGCATACTGAGCCGATGTATTCACCAGCGCATTTGACAGCTTGCCCAATATAGGTTTGCAATTGGTAGGGAATTACCCAATTGTCACTTTCGGCATAGGGAGTGTTTTGCAAATCTTGAACTACAAAAGTTTGGTCGCTGCTTTGCTGGATAACGTCATAGCAAATGTTGCCTTCCGGTTCTCTGACATTGGAGAAGTCTGGCGGCGTTTGCGACTGTCCCCATGCCCATAGCAAGCCTTCATGCAGTCGATTGTAAACTGCCCAAGCTCCGCCGAGTAAATCTCCTGCCAGTGCTGTGAGACGGTTAATGTTATCATCCGGGTCAGACTTAAGGCTGGAAAAGCACTCATTAATTTTTGAGAGTTGTTCGCCTGCCTTTTGGTTGGTGATGTCGCTTAACGTGCAGATGACTTGTTCGACAGTACCATCTGTATTTAACTGCGGTTCGGTATTCACGGATAGCCAGACGCGATCGCTATTCGTTGGTCGATACACCCCTAAAACTAAATTTCGCAGCGCTTGGCGCGTCGAAAGTAGCAGCAATGCTTGCTTTGCTCTGACTGGTGCCGTATGGAGTTTCAGCTGAAATGGTGTTCCATTTTCTTGAATAACGTGCCAATCTGAGTCAAGAGGCTCTTGATTTAACAGCTGGCTTTCGGTTAGCCCCAGCAAGTTCAAGGCCGCTTGATTCATCATGCGGATTTCCCCGCTAACTCCCATTACTAATACACCCACTGGTAATTCTTTGAGGAGCGCTGGGGGCAGGTTGTCAATCCGGGGCGCTAAGGCACTGCTTTGCTGATTAGTGTGTAAAGGGGGCATATCTTCCAGCCAAGGTACTAAGTGAGTACCTGGAGTATTTGTTATGTCTATTCTGGTATAACTCGTTATACCGTTAAACTGGATACACCCTGAGTAGTAATTATTTCACGAATTTATTATTCTCTGAAGAAACTAGTTTTACACTTTTCTTCAAATAGACAGATGCAGATTTTTCCTTAAGGGACAATTCTAATCTGTATGGATACGTTTTTGGCTTTGATGTTGGTTTTTTATAATTTCTATCTTAACAAGTTTTTATTAATACAGGCTTCAACAGTTTAATAAATACATTTTTTCTCTATTAACTTTTTATAAGTATTTATTCTAAGCATAATAATTTATTTAATTAAATAAAAACTTACTTTTCTTAATCGTAAAAATTAAACCATGCTTATATAGAAGCAAATTGGAGTTAAGTAACTATAAATTTTTAGTAGGTTTTTACACTAAGGGCTACGGAAAATAGAACAAATCTTAATGCGATGTGTAATTTAATATAGAAAATCATCAGTGGTATAGCATTTCTCCGTTGGGTGGAATATATCGCGGTTCTAATCTAACGTTCGGGCCACCTTGGTAGAGATATGGCAATACCATGTCTCTACCAAGGTGTATCGCACCCGACCCTAGAATTGCGATAGAGCAGGCAAAATACCTACCTGCCCTACAGGGATTTAGCTAAGGATGGTCAGCGGCTAGCTTGGTGGAGTAACTTAGCTAGCATTAACAGTTGCTCTTTATTAAAAACTTGAGCCAAAGCCTTTGCTGCTCCTCTGGGTTCTAGTGGAACAGTAATTTCCTTGGGGGAGGAAGGGCTGGGTGTTGGTGCCTGTACGGGTGTTTTTGCCACCGACGTAGTAGGGGCAGGGGTTGATTCTGGAGAAGCTGCCAGCAGCCGTAGACTGGCACTAGGAGCGATCGCGTTACCTTTCCCAGCTTGCAACAAGTCGCTAGATTGCTTGAGTTCTTTGATCGCAATGGGTGCCAGAGTAGAATAAGGATTTTTGGGATTAGCGATCGCTCGATGTACCGTTTTTACCAGCATCGTCCAAGTTCCTATCCCACCTCCTAGCTGCGCTAGCCGTTGGCACAAAGTTTGAAGTTGTTGGCGACTTGAAGGCGTTTCTGCTCCCTTAAACAGCAGCAACATCTGTTTTAGAACCGCCGTCACCTGAACCGAGAAATTTGGGGGCGGCATTTTCGCCACAGGTTTCGCTAGTTCTGCCTGTAGGGGTAATTCATCAATTGCTCCTACTCCCCCACCTACTAAGCGATCCAGATATGCCTGCAATTGTGCAAAATTAGGCTCTGCCGCTTGCACAAGTTTCTCACCTTCATCTTCCCTCAGCCCAAATGGCCCTTGCAGGCGGTCAATTAATTCCTTAAGCGTGTCGTATCCTTTTAAAAACATTGACTCCAGCTGGTGGTCAATGGTGACAGGATGCTCTTTGAGAATCTTAAAACAATCCTCAAATCGGTGGGAAACTTTTTGAATACTGTTAAAGCCTAGCATCGCCGCCCCTCCCTTAACGGAATGGGCAGCGCGAAACATTTCATTAACCCTTTCCTGATCTGCTATGACGCTTTGCAGATCCATTAGCCCTTTTTCCAGGGTTTCCAGGTGTTCTTTTGCCTCCTCGATAAAAAAACCTAAAATTTTTCCCGACTCCACGGCAGTATTCCTCAAAACAACGATTTTCTGTACTCACCTGTTCATTGGGGGAGTCGTTCCAGGCAATGATTCTTGCACTTGACACTGTTTACCCCGGTTCATCGCGGCACCCCTTTCCTTTGGCTTGTAGAGGCAGGATCTAATCTCGCGTCTCTACAAAGCTGTGAATACGCTTAGGACTGTTCTTAAAATACCCGAAACCGAAAATTTAGTGCTTAGTGGCAATACCTAACTTTGTAAGTGATATTTTTGCACTTGTGTCAAGTAAGTTTGTCTATAGGGATAAAAAAGGCGGACGAAAGCCTATAAAACATACAACAACACCATATGTAACTTTTCCTAAATTTTCTTACTGTTGCAGGCAAGATACCTGCGCTACTGATTTTTTCTTTTTTTGTATGAGAGCCTTTTACATGAGTGGCTTTTTACCACGGGTTGCCAATCATCGTGAAAGCTGCCCAGTAGTAAGGATGGGCCAGTTCTT from Funiculus sociatus GB2-C1 includes the following:
- a CDS encoding Hpt domain-containing protein, yielding MESGKILGFFIEEAKEHLETLEKGLMDLQSVIADQERVNEMFRAAHSVKGGAAMLGFNSIQKVSHRFEDCFKILKEHPVTIDHQLESMFLKGYDTLKELIDRLQGPFGLREDEGEKLVQAAEPNFAQLQAYLDRLVGGGVGAIDELPLQAELAKPVAKMPPPNFSVQVTAVLKQMLLLFKGAETPSSRQQLQTLCQRLAQLGGGIGTWTMLVKTVHRAIANPKNPYSTLAPIAIKELKQSSDLLQAGKGNAIAPSASLRLLAASPESTPAPTTSVAKTPVQAPTPSPSSPKEITVPLEPRGAAKALAQVFNKEQLLMLAKLLHQASR
- a CDS encoding PAS domain S-box protein, whose amino-acid sequence is MPPLHTNQQSSALAPRIDNLPPALLKELPVGVLVMGVSGEIRMMNQAALNLLGLTESQLLNQEPLDSDWHVIQENGTPFQLKLHTAPVRAKQALLLLSTRQALRNLVLGVYRPTNSDRVWLSVNTEPQLNTDGTVEQVICTLSDITNQKAGEQLSKINECFSSLKSDPDDNINRLTALAGDLLGGAWAVYNRLHEGLLWAWGQSQTPPDFSNVREPEGNICYDVIQQSSDQTFVVQDLQNTPYAESDNWVIPYQLQTYIGQAVKCAGEYIGSVCVAYQNQFIPCEADKKLMGIIASAISVEEERKREAVVWGQNEAKWRSLLQNSSNLITILEGDGTIKYASPAIERILGYKPKELIGKNTFDFVHTDDIPFLEKDFQEVLQNPTTALTIEFRFRHKDGSWRYIESTHSNLLMDAPGVRMVVNSRDITDRKLAEAALIKSEAQLREKATQLEQALYELQQTQTQLVQTEKMSSLGQLVAGVAHEINNPVSFIYGNLPYATEYTQELLHLIRLYQQQYPNATPVIKEALEEIDLDFVSEDLPKLMNSMLVGAERIRQIVLSLRNFSRVDKAAREPFDLHNGIDNTLLLLQHRLKPKAGRPHIQIIKDYSNLPIVECYAGQLNQVFMNILSNAVDALEESMDCGETDNGQLTTNAPIIQIRTEMVDDHKVVIRIADNGPGIPPHVQQNIFDPFFTTKPVGQGTGLGLSISYQIVVEKHGGVLSCQSKPGEGTEFYIELPVQLPHDEAV
- a CDS encoding DUF928 domain-containing protein yields the protein MDTQSDRLAAPKQHQSSDRLLNRPFQRQGVQIQQPKLPGVLDSSGIKVERVFASTPDTALEKKLGDYDNTPRQGHKPRRQLGNSFNLLNGLVEANIPRLKPWKVSTENNSIMAQIKRYSSITTLVVSFSLGLALNVPAQAQLQSQSSSLSRSLPDSWGYTPPERGNPDGREQGATRGNGGCMVNNSNNFVGNNSKQLTALIPKRSGDGSVGVGLTSADYPSFFWYMPPTTAKEVEFVLKEKDEDGKEVYKNRFAIKGTPGILSLQLPASADVPPLRQDEQYYWEVNVICNAKDREQDIAVWGWIKRVAVAPELNNKLQQASLQERVALYAKANFWYETLETLMDLRRLRPNDRNLEYAWEKLLKSADLDPVAKEPLTQGAASPN
- a CDS encoding transglutaminase domain-containing protein, with amino-acid sequence MIPNSALQVKQNPWRRTVRPIGASALHGMAFRKDALIAIDAFSGYLLQIDPKSDNTTILNANHLPDFLGVTGLALWEDTLWCTQDDSVFFCTDALNAIATTDLTPEQFVTLSYPADGIAVAESTVYVTSRKSGYILVFSRETGKQIARFPAPGVGVENITVKDEELWVSDDIEQTVYCLDRATGQIKFSVLTPFERPTGLAFHTEPETGQDILYVAYAGEEPYIRDNPNADPNFELAYRDRTFIHPLYFHYNEAEGYALSNGYLIELSYVEELSPLDNVELTDVEWRIALPSETHRQKVRTIEWVGLPFTEEIQDGQRVAVFKFDSLKTGDRHIFGWKALLEVWSIKYRLTPRDAEKLPDLSPLQDKYLVDDDDLAMDTDIIRSAAKDAIGTETNLLRKIYKIRNFTYDALSYGIKPHIDSPDVALERGVGSCGEYLGVLLALSRLNGIACRTVGRYKCPPHPELKNVPLQPDFNHVWMEFYLPGFGWLPMESNPDDVVDKGPYPSRFFMGLSWYHAEIGKGITFESLMSQGERVNKQEVSIGDLALNHVIFTILEELQPGGEG
- the hisA gene encoding 1-(5-phosphoribosyl)-5-[(5-phosphoribosylamino)methylideneamino]imidazole-4-carboxamide isomerase; this translates as MNVIPAIDLLEGRCVRLYQGDYERSQVFDNNPAHVAKLWVDQGATQLHIVDLDGAKTGSLVNRQAIEAILQAVQVPVQVGGGLRDKSAVRQLLDMGVERVILGTVAVEQPQVVEQLCQEFPGQIIVGIDARNGKVATRGWLETSEVRAIDLAKQMQHLGTAAIIYTDIHRDGTLSGPNLEALRELANAVSIPIIASGGVSSITDLLSLLALEPLGVSGVIVGRAIYTGDVSLKSAIQAVGQGRIQDVPPDLGFSTFA